One window of Nocardioides dongkuii genomic DNA carries:
- a CDS encoding ABC transporter permease subunit, with translation MSRLIAWLVVMVALALPTAAYADETTSPSESPSAPATGTPPGDGTAVGVTLTNESEKGEDGNPAPIPGVTLTVSEAEGEAVGEGVTDEAGQALIPVPSSGKYVVELDEDTLPEGVELDSSTSNRLEITVLIQGSPTYGIFPIGVQASDTRGFAQELADSIVAGLRIGLIIALAALGLNLIFGATGLTNFSHGELITFGGIITYLFDQTFGVPVILAGVLAVIVSGFFGYAQDRLLWRPLRGRGTGLIAMMIVSIGFGLFLRSVYQYFFSSSTRSLSEYTTQARQEYGFLRLADKEIAIFAIAIITITVVCVALMRTRFGKAMRAVSDNPALSASSGMRVDTVIRNAWILGTALSGLSGVLLAVNSQINFQSGFKLLLMVFAAVTLGGLGTIWGALFGSIVIGLMVEVGPVFGVPSSIKEVGALVVLILILLIRPQGILGRRERVG, from the coding sequence GTGTCACGACTGATCGCGTGGCTGGTGGTGATGGTGGCGCTGGCGCTGCCGACCGCCGCTTACGCCGACGAGACGACCAGCCCGAGCGAGAGTCCCTCCGCTCCGGCAACCGGTACGCCGCCCGGCGACGGGACCGCGGTGGGCGTGACGCTCACCAACGAGTCCGAGAAGGGCGAGGACGGGAACCCGGCGCCGATCCCCGGCGTCACCTTGACCGTGAGCGAGGCCGAGGGCGAAGCCGTCGGCGAGGGCGTCACCGACGAGGCCGGCCAGGCGCTCATCCCGGTGCCCTCCTCCGGCAAGTACGTCGTGGAGCTGGACGAGGACACGCTGCCCGAGGGCGTCGAGCTCGACTCCAGCACCAGCAACCGGCTGGAGATCACGGTCCTCATCCAGGGCTCGCCGACGTACGGCATCTTCCCGATCGGCGTGCAGGCCTCCGACACCCGCGGGTTCGCCCAGGAGCTGGCCGACTCGATCGTCGCCGGTCTCCGGATCGGGCTGATCATCGCGCTGGCCGCGCTGGGCCTGAACCTGATCTTCGGCGCGACCGGCCTGACCAACTTCTCCCACGGTGAGCTGATCACCTTCGGCGGGATCATCACCTACCTCTTCGACCAGACCTTCGGGGTCCCGGTCATCCTGGCGGGCGTCCTGGCCGTGATCGTCTCCGGGTTCTTCGGCTATGCCCAGGACCGGCTGCTGTGGCGACCGCTGCGCGGCCGGGGCACCGGACTGATCGCGATGATGATCGTCTCGATCGGCTTCGGGCTGTTCCTGCGCAGCGTCTACCAGTACTTCTTCAGCAGCTCGACGCGCTCGCTCTCGGAGTACACGACCCAGGCCCGCCAGGAGTACGGCTTCCTGCGCCTCGCCGACAAGGAGATCGCGATCTTCGCGATCGCCATCATCACGATCACGGTGGTGTGCGTGGCGCTGATGCGCACCCGCTTCGGCAAGGCGATGCGGGCGGTCTCCGACAACCCGGCGCTCTCCGCGTCCTCGGGCATGCGGGTGGACACCGTCATCCGCAACGCCTGGATCCTGGGCACGGCGCTGAGCGGCCTCTCCGGCGTGCTGCTGGCGGTCAACAGCCAGATCAACTTCCAGTCCGGGTTCAAGCTGCTGCTGATGGTCTTCGCGGCGGTCACGCTCGGCGGCCTCGGCACCATCTGGGGTGCGTTGTTCGGCTCGATCGTCATCGGCCTCATGGTCGAGGTCGGCCCGGTGTTCGGCGTCCCGTCGTCCATCAAGGAGGTCGGTGCGCTCGTCGTGCTGATCCTCATCCTGCTGATCAGGCCGCAAGGCATCCTCGGCCGCCGCGAGCGGGTCGGGTAG
- the pyk gene encoding pyruvate kinase, whose product MRRAKIVCTLGPATSSPRRIRELVYAGMDVARLNMSHGSHEDHAEAYRLVREAADASGHGVGIFADLQGPKIRLETFADGPVLLRRGQQWTITTRDVPGDDKACGTTYKGLPGDVHAGDPILIDDGKIRLRVTGVEDGTDVLTEVLVGGKVSNNKGINLPGVAVSVPALSEKDIDDLRFALRLTVDFVALSFVRDASDVDDVRKIMDEEGVHLPVIAKIEKPQAIENLDEVIAAFDGFMVARGDLGVECPLEDVPFLQKRIIEKARLNAKPVIVATQMLESMVANPAPTRAEASDVANAVLDGADAVMLSGETSVGEYPVHTVETMGRIVAATEEHALSGDTVARLRHIEWDPHTRGGVIAKAAAEVAERVEAKYVVAFTQSGDSARRMSRLRGPIPILAFTPEAAVRSQLSMSWGVETFKTQTVEHTDEMVRQVDEQLLRIGRVQEGDLVVIIAGAPPGIPGSTNALRIHRMGDAIKGVAPAYRRGR is encoded by the coding sequence GTGCGTAGAGCCAAGATCGTCTGCACCCTGGGTCCGGCCACCTCCTCGCCGCGCCGCATCCGCGAGCTCGTGTACGCCGGGATGGACGTCGCCCGGCTGAACATGAGCCACGGCAGCCACGAGGACCACGCCGAGGCCTACCGCCTGGTCCGCGAGGCCGCCGACGCGAGCGGTCACGGCGTCGGCATCTTCGCCGACCTCCAGGGCCCCAAGATCCGCCTCGAGACGTTCGCCGACGGGCCGGTCCTGCTCCGGCGCGGCCAGCAGTGGACGATCACCACGCGCGACGTCCCGGGCGACGACAAGGCCTGCGGCACGACGTACAAGGGACTGCCGGGGGACGTGCACGCCGGCGACCCGATCCTCATCGACGACGGCAAGATCCGCCTCCGGGTGACCGGGGTCGAGGACGGCACCGACGTCCTCACCGAGGTGCTGGTCGGGGGGAAGGTCTCGAACAACAAGGGCATCAACCTCCCCGGCGTCGCGGTGTCCGTGCCCGCGCTGTCGGAGAAGGACATCGACGACCTGCGCTTCGCCCTCCGCCTCACGGTGGACTTCGTGGCGCTCAGCTTCGTCCGCGACGCCTCCGACGTCGACGACGTCCGCAAGATCATGGACGAGGAGGGCGTGCACCTCCCGGTCATCGCGAAGATCGAGAAGCCGCAGGCGATCGAGAACCTCGACGAGGTGATCGCGGCGTTCGACGGCTTCATGGTCGCGCGCGGCGACCTCGGTGTGGAGTGCCCGCTCGAGGACGTGCCGTTCCTGCAGAAGCGGATCATCGAGAAGGCCCGGCTCAACGCCAAGCCGGTGATCGTCGCGACCCAGATGCTGGAGTCGATGGTCGCCAACCCCGCGCCCACGCGTGCGGAGGCCTCCGACGTCGCCAACGCCGTCCTGGACGGCGCCGACGCGGTGATGCTCTCGGGCGAGACGAGCGTGGGGGAGTACCCCGTGCACACGGTCGAGACGATGGGCCGCATCGTCGCCGCCACCGAGGAGCACGCGCTCTCGGGCGACACGGTGGCGCGGCTGCGCCACATCGAGTGGGACCCGCACACCCGCGGCGGCGTGATCGCCAAGGCGGCCGCGGAGGTCGCCGAGCGGGTCGAGGCCAAGTACGTCGTGGCGTTCACCCAGTCCGGCGACTCCGCGCGGCGGATGTCGCGGCTGCGCGGCCCGATCCCGATCCTGGCGTTCACGCCGGAGGCCGCCGTCCGCTCGCAGCTGTCGATGTCGTGGGGCGTGGAGACGTTCAAGACCCAGACCGTCGAGCACACCGACGAGATGGTGCGCCAGGTCGACGAGCAGCTGCTGCGCATCGGCCGCGTGCAGGAGGGCGACCTGGTCGTCATCATCGCCGGGGCGCCGCCCGGCATCCCGGGCTCGACCAACGCGCTGCGCATCCACCGGATGGGCGACGCGATCAAGGGCGTCGCCCCGGCGTACCGCCGCGGCCGCTGA
- a CDS encoding glutamate synthase subunit beta: MADPKGFLKDGREVAPRRPVEERVQDWGEVYPGGPGRALLPIIGTQAGRCMDCGIPFCHQGCPLGNIIPEWNDLVWREDWEGASERLHATNNFPEFTGRLCPAPCETACVLGINQDPVTIKNVEVTIADKAWDSGFVRPQPPEWLSGRTVAVVGSGPAGLAAAQQLTRAGHTVAVYERADKIGGLLRYGIPEFKMEKKVLDKRLEQMRREGTVFRAGVEVGVDELTADRLRERYDAVVLAMGSTVARDLDVPGRQLDGVHQAMEFLPQANRAALGEEVEGQIMATGKHVVIIGGGDTGADCLGTSTRHGAASITQLEIMPEPPHARPAGQPWPTYPMVFRVSSAHEEAGERVYAVSTQELVGDDQGRVRALRLVDVVFENGRPTEVEGTEREIPADLVLLAMGFTGPERAGLVDQLGVDLDERGNVKRDGDYQSSVPGVFVAGDVGRGQSLIVWAIAEGRAAAASVDRFLTGSTTLPAPIPPHARPLVV; the protein is encoded by the coding sequence ATGGCTGACCCCAAGGGCTTCCTCAAGGACGGCCGCGAGGTCGCTCCCCGGCGTCCGGTCGAGGAGCGGGTGCAGGACTGGGGCGAGGTCTACCCCGGCGGCCCCGGACGCGCGCTGCTGCCGATCATCGGCACGCAGGCGGGCCGGTGCATGGACTGCGGCATCCCGTTCTGCCACCAGGGCTGCCCGCTCGGCAACATCATCCCCGAGTGGAACGACCTGGTCTGGCGCGAGGACTGGGAGGGCGCCAGCGAGCGCCTGCACGCGACCAACAACTTCCCGGAGTTCACCGGTCGGCTGTGCCCCGCACCCTGCGAGACCGCCTGCGTGCTCGGCATCAACCAGGACCCGGTGACCATCAAGAACGTCGAGGTCACGATCGCCGACAAGGCGTGGGACTCCGGCTTCGTCCGCCCGCAGCCGCCCGAGTGGCTCTCCGGCCGCACCGTCGCGGTCGTCGGCTCGGGCCCCGCGGGCCTCGCCGCCGCCCAGCAGCTCACCCGCGCGGGCCACACGGTCGCGGTCTACGAGCGTGCCGACAAGATCGGAGGGCTGCTGCGCTACGGCATCCCCGAGTTCAAGATGGAGAAGAAGGTCCTCGACAAGCGGCTGGAGCAGATGCGCCGCGAGGGCACCGTCTTCCGGGCCGGGGTGGAGGTCGGCGTCGACGAGCTGACCGCCGACCGGCTCCGGGAGCGGTACGACGCGGTCGTGCTCGCCATGGGCTCCACCGTTGCGCGCGACCTCGACGTCCCGGGCCGCCAGCTCGACGGCGTGCACCAGGCGATGGAGTTCCTGCCGCAGGCCAACCGCGCCGCGCTCGGCGAGGAGGTCGAGGGGCAGATCATGGCCACCGGCAAGCACGTCGTGATCATCGGCGGCGGCGACACCGGCGCCGACTGCCTCGGCACCTCGACCCGCCACGGCGCCGCCAGCATCACGCAGCTGGAGATCATGCCGGAGCCGCCGCACGCGCGGCCCGCGGGCCAGCCGTGGCCGACGTACCCGATGGTCTTCCGGGTCTCCTCGGCGCACGAGGAGGCGGGGGAGCGGGTCTACGCCGTGTCCACCCAGGAGCTGGTCGGTGACGACCAGGGCCGGGTGCGCGCGCTGCGCCTGGTCGACGTCGTGTTCGAGAACGGCCGGCCGACCGAGGTCGAGGGCACCGAGCGCGAGATCCCGGCCGACCTGGTGCTGCTCGCGATGGGGTTCACCGGTCCCGAGCGCGCGGGCCTGGTCGACCAGCTCGGCGTCGACCTCGACGAGCGCGGCAACGTCAAGCGCGACGGCGACTACCAGTCGTCGGTGCCGGGCGTCTTCGTCGCCGGCGACGTCGGTCGCGGGCAGTCGCTCATCGTGTGGGCGATCGCCGAGGGCCGCGCCGCCGCGGCGTCGGTGGACCGGTTCCTGACGGGGTCCACGACCCTGCCGGCGCCGATCCCGCCGCACGCCCGGCCGCTCGTCGTCTGA
- a CDS encoding ANTAR domain-containing response regulator — MPVTQSSTPPSTTRTVVIAEDEVLIRMDLAEMLTEEGYDVVGQAGDGARAIELAEQHRPDLVILDVKMPVLDGIAAAEAIAGRRIAPVVILTAFSQRDLVERARDAGAMAYLVKPFAKSDLVPAIEMAVSRFAELGQLETEVADLTERLETRKAVDRAKGVLQRQLELSEPEAFRWIQKTAMDLRLSMRQVADGVIEHGPGIAGD; from the coding sequence GTGCCCGTGACCCAGTCCTCCACGCCGCCCTCCACGACGCGCACCGTCGTCATCGCCGAGGACGAGGTGCTGATCCGCATGGACCTCGCCGAGATGCTGACCGAGGAGGGGTACGACGTCGTCGGGCAGGCCGGCGACGGCGCCCGGGCGATCGAGCTCGCCGAGCAGCACCGCCCCGACCTGGTCATCCTCGACGTCAAGATGCCGGTGCTCGACGGGATCGCCGCCGCTGAGGCGATCGCCGGGCGGCGGATCGCCCCGGTCGTCATCCTCACGGCGTTCTCCCAGCGCGACCTGGTCGAGCGGGCGCGCGACGCCGGCGCGATGGCGTACCTGGTCAAGCCGTTCGCCAAGAGCGACCTGGTCCCGGCCATCGAGATGGCGGTGAGCCGGTTCGCCGAGCTCGGCCAGCTCGAGACCGAGGTGGCCGACCTGACCGAGCGGCTCGAGACCCGCAAGGCCGTCGACCGCGCCAAGGGCGTCCTGCAGCGCCAGCTCGAGCTCTCCGAGCCCGAGGCGTTCCGCTGGATCCAGAAGACCGCGATGGACCTGCGCCTTTCGATGCGGCAGGTCGCCGACGGCGTCATCGAGCACGGCCCGGGGATCGCCGGCGACTGA
- a CDS encoding branched-chain amino acid ABC transporter permease, translating to MDFLEILRTALQQAFGPSAIVYALAAIGLNIHFGYTGLLNFGQSGFMAVGAYGLAVTVVIVGWPFWIGVLFAFLAPFVLAIVLGLPTLRLRADYLAIATIATAEILRLVFGSVELKDQFGGSNGLTGYSRTYKDFNPYSEGIDWGFIRYSRDDLWNVTVGWGLVAISCLIVWALMRSPWGRVLRSIREDEDAVRSLGKNVFAYKMQALILGGMFGGLAGLYFALKQSSVVPNDYSTNLTFFAYTALLIGGAARVLGPVVGAIIFWFLLSGIGSLFSQLTRGDDPILPASIMDGTQASLIRFILVGLALMLLMIFRPQGIFGDRKEIAIDGR from the coding sequence GTGGACTTCCTGGAGATTCTCCGCACCGCGCTGCAGCAGGCCTTCGGCCCCAGCGCCATCGTGTACGCGCTCGCCGCGATCGGGCTGAACATCCACTTCGGCTACACCGGGCTGCTCAACTTCGGCCAGTCCGGCTTCATGGCGGTCGGTGCCTACGGTCTCGCCGTCACGGTGGTGATCGTCGGCTGGCCGTTCTGGATCGGCGTGCTGTTCGCCTTCCTCGCACCGTTCGTGCTGGCCATCGTGCTGGGGCTGCCGACGCTGCGCCTGCGGGCCGACTACCTGGCGATCGCGACCATCGCGACCGCCGAGATCCTCCGCCTGGTCTTCGGCTCCGTCGAGCTCAAGGACCAGTTCGGCGGCTCGAACGGCCTCACCGGCTACTCGCGCACCTACAAGGACTTCAACCCCTACTCCGAGGGCATCGACTGGGGCTTCATCCGCTACAGCCGCGACGACCTGTGGAACGTCACGGTCGGCTGGGGCCTGGTCGCGATCAGCTGCCTGATCGTCTGGGCCCTGATGCGCAGCCCGTGGGGCCGCGTGCTCCGCTCCATCCGCGAGGACGAGGACGCCGTGCGCTCGCTCGGCAAGAACGTCTTCGCCTACAAGATGCAGGCGCTGATCCTCGGTGGCATGTTCGGCGGCCTGGCGGGTCTCTACTTCGCCCTCAAGCAGTCCTCCGTGGTGCCCAACGACTACTCCACGAACCTGACGTTCTTCGCCTACACCGCGCTGCTGATCGGCGGTGCCGCCCGGGTCCTCGGCCCGGTCGTGGGCGCGATCATCTTCTGGTTCCTGCTCTCCGGGATCGGCTCGCTGTTCTCCCAGCTGACCCGCGGGGACGACCCGATCCTGCCGGCGTCGATCATGGACGGGACGCAGGCCAGCCTGATCCGGTTCATCCTCGTCGGCCTGGCTCTCATGCTGCTGATGATCTTCCGACCACAGGGGATCTTCGGCGACCGTAAGGAGATCGCGATCGATGGCCGCTGA
- the gltB gene encoding glutamate synthase large subunit, with product MPYQHAFPPPQGLYDPRHEHDACGVAFVATLTGVASHEIVRQGVRALLNLDHRGAAGAEANSGDGAGILIQVPDAFLREEVDFELPAPRAYAVGTAFLPGSAEQVAATRARLEEIAAEEGLDVLGWREVPVDPDSLGRTARGVMPSFAQLFVAGAGQRVTGMALERLAFCLRKRAEHETDAYFPSLSSRTLVYKGMLTPAQLDEVFPDLRDERVASALAVVHSRFSTNTFPSWPLSHPFRFIAHNGEINTVMGNRNWMRAREALLDSDLIPGDLERLYPICSPGASDSASFDEVLELLHMGGRSLPHSVLMMIPEAWENHGEMDAARRAFYEFHSSLMEPWDGPACVVFTDGGQIGAVLDRNGLRPSRYWVTEDGLVVLASEVGVLDIDPATVVRKGRLQPGRMFLVDTDEHRIIEDEEIKSELAAEHPYDEWLHAGLIQLDDIPDREHVIHTHASVTRRQQVFGYTEEELRILLTPMANTGGEPLGSMGTDTPVAVLSERPRLLFDYFAQLFAQVTNPPLDAIREELVTSLSGSIGPEANLLDPTPASCRQVVLPFPVISNDDLAKIRHINRDGDAPGFISHVARGLYAVEGGGEAMAARIEEICAEVSAAIADGARIIVLSDRHCTAELAPIPSLLLTGAVHHHLVREKTRTQVGLLVEAGDVREVHHVALLVGYGAAAVNPYLAMESVEDLAREGFYVKTEPEVAVRNLVKALGKGVLKVMSKMGVSTVASYTGAQIFEALGLSQSVVDRYFTGTTSKLGGIELDTIAEEVARRHATAYPRGGIAPAHRELEVGGEYQWRRSVNGQAEPHLFDPETVFRLQHATRSGRYDVFKQYTQRVDEQADRLMTLRGLFRFKDAEESGRAPLDIDEVEPVSEIVKRFQTGAMSYGSISQEAHETLAIAMNRLGGKSNTGEGGEDPERLYDPERRSAIKQVASGRFGVTSEYLTNADDIQIKMAQGAKPGEGGQLPGHKVYPWVARTRHSTPGVGLISPPPHHDIYSIEDLAQLIHDLKNANPEARVHVKLVSEVGVGTVATGVSKAHADVVLISGHDGGTGASPLTSLKHAGGPWELGLAETQQTLLLNGLRDRIVVQTDGQLKTGRDVVVAALLGAEEYGFATAPLVVSGCVMMRVCHLDTCPVGVATQNPVLRERYAGKAEHVVNFFEYVAQEVRELLAQLGFRTLNEAIGRVEVLDTARAVHHWKAAGLDLSPILHRPDLPEDAALRNVTAQDHGLDKALDVTTLVPLAEPALERGEPVRAQVAVRNVNRTVGTILGHEVTKRYGGEGLPDGTIDITFTGSAGQSFGAFLPRGITLRLEGDANDYVGKGLSGGRIVIRPDRAATFRSEEQIIAGNTIAYGATSGQILVRGGVGERFAVRNSGAWAVTEGVGDHACEYMTGGRIAVLGRTGRNFAAGMSGGIAWVLDLKDFRVNKELVELGPVTGQAAVELEGLVRAHAEETGSEVAAALLADWETALTRFTEVMPRDYRVVLEAKAKAEADGLDENETAHKMMEALHG from the coding sequence GTGCCGTACCAGCACGCGTTCCCGCCGCCCCAAGGGCTCTACGACCCCCGCCACGAGCACGACGCGTGCGGTGTGGCCTTCGTCGCGACCCTGACCGGCGTGGCCAGCCACGAGATCGTCCGCCAGGGCGTCCGAGCCCTGCTGAACCTCGACCACCGCGGTGCCGCGGGCGCCGAGGCGAACTCCGGCGACGGCGCGGGCATCCTGATCCAGGTGCCCGACGCCTTCCTGCGCGAGGAGGTCGACTTCGAGCTGCCCGCCCCGCGCGCGTACGCCGTGGGCACGGCCTTCCTCCCGGGCTCCGCCGAGCAGGTCGCGGCCACCCGCGCCCGGCTCGAGGAGATCGCCGCCGAGGAGGGTCTCGACGTCCTCGGCTGGCGCGAGGTCCCGGTCGACCCCGACAGCCTCGGCCGGACCGCCCGCGGCGTGATGCCGTCGTTCGCGCAGCTCTTCGTCGCCGGCGCCGGCCAGCGGGTCACGGGCATGGCGCTGGAGCGGCTGGCGTTCTGCCTGCGCAAGCGCGCCGAGCACGAGACCGACGCCTACTTCCCGTCGCTGTCCTCGCGCACCCTGGTCTACAAGGGCATGCTCACCCCCGCGCAGCTCGACGAGGTCTTCCCCGACCTGCGCGACGAGCGGGTCGCCTCCGCGCTGGCCGTCGTGCACTCGCGGTTCTCGACCAACACCTTCCCGAGCTGGCCGCTGTCGCACCCGTTCCGGTTCATCGCGCACAACGGCGAGATCAACACCGTGATGGGCAACCGCAACTGGATGCGGGCCCGCGAGGCGCTGCTCGACTCCGACCTGATCCCCGGCGACCTCGAGCGGCTCTACCCGATCTGCTCGCCCGGCGCGTCGGACTCGGCCTCCTTCGACGAGGTGCTCGAGCTGCTGCACATGGGCGGCCGCTCGCTGCCGCACTCGGTGCTGATGATGATCCCCGAGGCGTGGGAGAACCACGGCGAGATGGACGCCGCCCGGCGGGCCTTCTACGAGTTCCACTCCTCGCTGATGGAGCCCTGGGACGGCCCCGCGTGCGTCGTCTTCACCGACGGCGGCCAGATCGGCGCGGTCCTCGACCGCAACGGCCTGCGCCCCTCGCGCTACTGGGTCACCGAGGACGGCCTGGTCGTTCTCGCCTCCGAGGTCGGCGTGCTCGACATCGACCCCGCCACCGTGGTCCGCAAGGGCCGGCTCCAGCCGGGCCGGATGTTCCTCGTCGACACCGACGAGCACCGGATCATCGAGGACGAGGAGATCAAGAGCGAGCTCGCCGCGGAGCACCCGTACGACGAGTGGCTGCACGCCGGGCTGATCCAGCTCGACGACATCCCCGACCGCGAGCACGTGATCCACACCCACGCCTCGGTCACCCGCCGCCAGCAGGTCTTCGGGTACACCGAGGAGGAGCTGCGGATCCTGCTCACCCCGATGGCCAACACCGGCGGGGAGCCGCTCGGCTCGATGGGCACCGATACCCCCGTGGCGGTGCTGAGCGAGCGGCCGCGGCTGCTCTTCGACTACTTCGCGCAGCTCTTCGCGCAGGTCACCAACCCGCCGCTGGACGCGATCCGCGAGGAGCTGGTGACCTCGCTCAGCGGGTCGATCGGGCCCGAGGCGAACCTCCTCGACCCGACGCCGGCGTCCTGCCGGCAGGTCGTGCTGCCGTTCCCGGTCATCTCCAACGACGACCTGGCCAAGATCCGCCACATCAACCGCGACGGCGACGCCCCGGGCTTCATCAGCCACGTCGCCCGCGGCCTGTACGCCGTCGAGGGCGGCGGCGAGGCGATGGCGGCGCGGATCGAGGAGATCTGCGCCGAGGTCAGCGCCGCGATCGCCGACGGGGCGCGGATCATCGTGCTCTCCGACCGGCACTGCACCGCCGAGCTCGCGCCGATCCCGTCGCTGCTGCTCACCGGCGCCGTGCACCACCACCTGGTGCGCGAGAAGACCCGCACCCAGGTCGGCCTGCTCGTCGAGGCCGGCGACGTGCGCGAGGTGCACCACGTCGCGCTGCTGGTCGGGTACGGCGCGGCCGCGGTCAACCCCTACCTCGCGATGGAGTCCGTCGAGGACCTCGCCCGCGAGGGGTTCTACGTCAAGACCGAGCCCGAGGTCGCGGTCCGCAACCTGGTCAAGGCGCTCGGCAAGGGCGTGCTCAAGGTGATGTCGAAGATGGGCGTCTCCACGGTCGCGTCCTACACCGGCGCGCAGATCTTCGAGGCCCTCGGGCTCTCGCAGTCGGTGGTGGACCGCTACTTCACCGGGACCACCTCCAAGCTCGGCGGCATCGAGCTGGACACGATCGCCGAGGAGGTCGCGCGGCGCCACGCCACGGCGTACCCCCGCGGCGGCATCGCGCCCGCCCACCGCGAGCTCGAGGTCGGCGGCGAGTACCAGTGGCGCCGCAGCGTCAACGGCCAGGCCGAGCCGCACCTCTTCGACCCCGAGACCGTCTTCCGGCTCCAGCACGCCACCCGCTCGGGCCGCTACGACGTGTTCAAGCAGTACACCCAGCGCGTCGACGAGCAGGCCGACCGGCTGATGACGCTGCGCGGGCTGTTCCGGTTCAAGGACGCCGAGGAGAGCGGCCGCGCGCCGCTCGACATCGACGAGGTCGAGCCGGTCTCGGAGATCGTCAAGCGGTTCCAGACCGGCGCGATGTCGTACGGCTCGATCAGCCAGGAGGCGCACGAGACCCTCGCGATCGCCATGAACCGGCTGGGCGGCAAGTCCAACACCGGCGAGGGCGGCGAGGACCCCGAGCGCCTCTACGACCCCGAGCGGCGCAGCGCGATCAAGCAGGTCGCGAGCGGCCGGTTCGGCGTCACCTCCGAGTACCTCACCAACGCCGACGACATCCAGATCAAGATGGCGCAGGGCGCGAAGCCCGGCGAGGGCGGCCAGCTGCCCGGCCACAAGGTCTACCCGTGGGTGGCCCGCACCCGGCACTCCACGCCCGGCGTCGGCCTGATCAGCCCGCCGCCGCACCACGACATCTACTCCATCGAGGACCTGGCGCAGCTGATCCACGACCTCAAGAACGCCAACCCCGAGGCCCGCGTCCACGTGAAGCTGGTCTCCGAGGTCGGCGTCGGCACGGTCGCGACCGGCGTGTCCAAGGCGCACGCCGACGTGGTGCTGATCTCCGGCCACGACGGCGGCACCGGCGCCTCGCCGCTCACCTCGCTCAAGCACGCGGGCGGCCCGTGGGAGCTCGGCCTGGCCGAGACCCAGCAGACGCTGCTGCTCAACGGCCTGCGCGACCGGATCGTCGTGCAGACCGACGGCCAGCTCAAGACCGGCCGCGACGTCGTCGTCGCCGCGTTGCTCGGCGCCGAGGAGTACGGCTTCGCGACCGCCCCGCTGGTGGTGTCGGGCTGCGTGATGATGCGGGTCTGCCACCTCGACACCTGCCCGGTGGGCGTCGCGACGCAGAACCCGGTGCTGCGCGAGCGGTACGCCGGCAAGGCCGAGCACGTCGTGAACTTCTTCGAGTACGTCGCCCAGGAGGTGCGCGAGCTGCTCGCGCAGCTCGGCTTCCGCACCCTCAACGAGGCGATCGGCCGCGTCGAGGTGCTCGACACGGCCCGGGCCGTCCACCACTGGAAGGCCGCCGGCCTCGACCTGTCGCCGATCCTGCACCGCCCCGACCTGCCGGAGGACGCCGCCCTGCGCAACGTCACCGCCCAGGACCACGGGCTCGACAAGGCGCTCGACGTCACCACGCTGGTGCCGCTGGCCGAGCCCGCCCTCGAGCGGGGCGAGCCGGTGCGCGCGCAGGTCGCGGTCCGCAACGTCAACCGCACCGTCGGCACGATCCTCGGCCACGAGGTCACCAAGCGGTACGGCGGCGAGGGCCTCCCGGACGGCACCATCGACATCACCTTCACCGGCTCCGCCGGGCAGTCCTTCGGCGCGTTCCTGCCGAGGGGGATCACCCTGCGGCTCGAGGGCGACGCCAACGACTACGTCGGCAAGGGCCTCTCCGGCGGCCGGATCGTGATCCGGCCCGACCGGGCCGCGACGTTCCGCTCCGAGGAGCAGATCATCGCGGGCAACACGATCGCGTACGGCGCGACCTCCGGCCAGATCCTGGTGCGCGGCGGGGTGGGCGAGCGGTTCGCCGTCCGCAACTCCGGCGCCTGGGCGGTCACCGAGGGCGTGGGCGACCACGCCTGCGAGTACATGACCGGCGGCCGGATCGCGGTCCTGGGCCGGACCGGGCGCAACTTCGCGGCCGGCATGTCCGGCGGCATCGCCTGGGTGCTCGACCTCAAGGACTTCCGCGTCAACAAGGAGCTCGTCGAGCTCGGCCCGGTGACGGGTCAGGCGGCGGTCGAGCTCGAGGGCCTGGTGCGCGCCCACGCCGAGGAGACCGGCTCCGAGGTCGCCGCCGCGCTGCTGGCCGACTGGGAGACCGCCCTGACCCGGTTCACCGAGGTCATGCCGCGCGACTACCGCGTGGTGCTGGAGGCCAAGGCGAAGGCCGAGGCCGACGGCCTGGACGAGAACGAGACCGCCCACAAGATGATGGAGGCGCTCCATGGCTGA